A region of Faecalibacterium taiwanense DNA encodes the following proteins:
- a CDS encoding glycerophosphodiester phosphodiesterase family protein, whose amino-acid sequence MKNLLTSLRASNETYNSMKHSARAIIRRAEIPLLAVIVLYKAATNLLFVPLMQQLWSLTLRFAPMHYLSNNNASDIFSSPAIILCITLIAILTAFWALYEFSVLLHGLDLARKGETIRLPALLRTSLADIRHAFLPQNWLVLVYSAVLIPFTNFFLAYNYITQLAVPEYIMGVIRANSRYYLLYLAAGAALLFLCVSWVLVLPLFVLERKSLWQSVKESFCCIRRRVFRAFLLLLRWNLSVVLRSLLLTAAVAVPLYGIIIAVGLQSTQAMFALSRAALAIEMPFFQFLIDCAITMAQCTILAMLHCRLRESLPSEPEPVQSGKHHRSTGRLLLGASVAGATLLTFALAFCYLALPRDDELLSMLGGVAPVVTAHRGYSAAAPENTLPAFQLAIDQGCEWAELDVQMTRDGVVMVTHDTSLRRCTGRNENIYDLTCNEVRKLDAGRWFGQKYTGAKVPTLEEVLDLCKGKIQLNIEIKPNAATPELEAETIRIIREKGFAQDCTITSQSYETLCKVKELAPEIRTGYILALGVGSYYDLPAADFFSVQSTFITSGMVQQIHKRSKTISAWTVNREEDASELLSIGVDDLITDKPDMIQQLLSEDADLDNSLVLLRDFIRDLFAPSDVDEPTPEEETIEEAIEDPDELLDAS is encoded by the coding sequence TTGAAAAATCTGCTCACTTCACTCCGCGCCTCCAACGAAACCTACAACTCCATGAAACACTCCGCCCGGGCTATCATCCGCCGCGCCGAGATCCCCCTGCTCGCGGTCATCGTCCTGTATAAGGCTGCAACGAACCTGCTGTTCGTCCCCCTGATGCAGCAGCTCTGGTCGCTCACGCTGCGGTTCGCACCCATGCACTACCTGAGCAACAACAACGCTTCCGATATCTTTTCCTCCCCTGCGATCATCCTGTGCATCACGCTCATTGCCATCCTGACCGCGTTCTGGGCGCTGTATGAGTTTTCCGTCCTGCTGCATGGGCTGGATCTTGCCCGCAAGGGCGAAACGATCCGCCTGCCTGCCCTGCTGCGCACCTCTCTTGCAGATATCCGCCACGCATTCCTGCCGCAAAACTGGCTCGTTCTGGTCTACAGTGCCGTGCTGATCCCGTTCACCAACTTCTTCCTCGCCTATAACTATATCACGCAGCTTGCCGTGCCGGAATACATCATGGGTGTCATCCGGGCAAACAGCCGGTATTACCTGCTCTATCTGGCTGCCGGTGCCGCCTTGCTGTTCCTCTGTGTCAGCTGGGTGCTGGTGCTGCCGCTGTTCGTGCTGGAGCGCAAAAGCCTGTGGCAGTCGGTAAAGGAAAGCTTTTGCTGCATCCGCAGGCGCGTCTTCCGTGCTTTTCTTTTGCTGCTGCGCTGGAACCTCTCGGTCGTCCTGCGTTCCCTGCTGCTGACGGCAGCGGTTGCCGTGCCGCTGTACGGCATCATCATCGCGGTCGGGCTGCAGAGCACACAGGCCATGTTTGCACTGTCCCGCGCGGCGCTGGCCATTGAGATGCCTTTCTTCCAGTTCCTGATCGACTGCGCCATCACCATGGCGCAGTGCACGATCCTCGCCATGCTACACTGCCGCCTGCGGGAGTCTCTCCCCTCTGAGCCGGAGCCGGTCCAGAGCGGAAAGCATCACCGTTCCACCGGCAGGCTGCTTCTGGGTGCATCGGTTGCGGGTGCTACTCTGCTCACCTTTGCGCTGGCATTCTGTTACCTTGCCCTGCCCAGAGACGACGAGCTGCTCTCCATGCTGGGCGGCGTTGCGCCGGTAGTCACCGCGCACCGCGGCTACTCCGCTGCCGCACCGGAAAACACCCTGCCCGCTTTCCAGCTGGCCATCGATCAGGGCTGCGAGTGGGCCGAGCTGGATGTGCAGATGACCAGGGACGGCGTGGTCATGGTGACCCACGATACCAGCCTGCGCCGCTGCACCGGCCGCAACGAGAACATCTACGACCTGACCTGTAACGAGGTTCGCAAGCTGGATGCCGGGCGCTGGTTCGGCCAGAAGTACACTGGTGCCAAAGTTCCCACACTGGAAGAAGTGCTGGACCTGTGCAAAGGTAAGATCCAGCTGAACATTGAGATCAAGCCCAATGCCGCCACCCCGGAGCTGGAAGCGGAAACCATCCGCATCATCCGCGAAAAAGGCTTTGCGCAGGACTGCACCATCACCTCGCAGAGTTATGAAACCCTCTGCAAGGTCAAGGAGCTGGCACCGGAGATCCGGACCGGCTATATCCTTGCACTGGGCGTGGGCAGTTATTACGATCTGCCTGCCGCAGATTTCTTCAGCGTACAGTCCACCTTTATCACCTCTGGTATGGTGCAGCAGATCCATAAGCGCAGCAAGACGATCTCCGCATGGACCGTCAACCGCGAAGAGGATGCCAGCGAACTGCTGAGCATCGGCGTGGACGACCTGATCACCGATAAGCCGGATATGATCCAGCAGCTGCTGAGCGAGGATGCCGACCTTGACAACAGCCTCGTCCTCCTGCGCGACTTCATCCGCGACCTGTTCGCTCCGTCCGATGTCGATGAACCCACTCCTGAGGAAGAGACCATCGAAGAAGCCATCGAGGACCCGGACGAATTGCTGGATGCGTCGTAA